In Chitinophaga nivalis, a single genomic region encodes these proteins:
- a CDS encoding TonB-dependent receptor plug domain-containing protein: protein MRAAISYNSILILAGLSFGTAAVAQQRPDTVTSTRHLDEIIIQENRLAAPLKAANRNITIISSKQIAAMAVTSINQVLAFIPGLDVRQRGPGGVQADIGIDGGTFDQTLILLNGVKITDPQTGHNMMNLPVSLQDVDHIEVLRGAAARVYGINALNGAINIVTRKATETELTLRASGGSNFALNDERNMYGGVSTGLTGSLVKNNNSHTVSLERNQGNGYRYNTDYDNFRAFYEGGFRKDTNQQYQVMAGFVSNNYGANGFYAPPGDKESEETIKTVLAAVSHTRRINPHWVMTPRISYRYTFDDYLYIKQTPDKFRNKHHTQVLDAEWNNTIDTRIGTFGAGLEARFEHINSSNLGDHNRTNLGLFAEYKSKADRRLTYTIGGYLNYNSFYGWQFFPGADIGFNITPDLKLFANVGTAQRLPTYTDLYYKSPAILGNDQLGPERATYAEAGIRRYSGHFSFTASAFFRQVSDFIDYVKDTAGIPNPATVPWQPHNLNQTNVTGLTFNAGYNTVLQPRGFFNSFGVNAGYNYLSPEFKGSAVMEHKISRYVIESLKHQVTGTAQVAFLQHFSLSASARYNMRVSYTDYMVVDARVAYKRSRYQIYADANNLLDVTYIEAAAVPMPGRWITLGGSVRF from the coding sequence ATGCGTGCAGCTATTAGCTATAATAGTATCCTTATACTCGCGGGCCTGAGCTTCGGTACTGCCGCCGTTGCCCAGCAACGGCCAGACACGGTTACCTCCACTCGTCATCTCGATGAAATCATTATTCAGGAAAACCGGCTGGCGGCGCCCTTGAAGGCGGCCAACCGCAATATCACCATCATCAGCAGCAAACAGATTGCTGCCATGGCGGTTACTTCCATCAACCAGGTACTGGCCTTTATTCCCGGGCTGGATGTGCGGCAGCGTGGTCCTGGTGGCGTACAGGCTGATATTGGTATTGATGGTGGTACCTTCGACCAGACCCTGATTCTGCTCAATGGCGTTAAAATCACCGATCCGCAAACCGGCCATAATATGATGAACCTGCCGGTATCGCTGCAGGATGTAGATCATATTGAAGTACTGCGGGGGGCTGCAGCCAGGGTATATGGTATCAATGCGCTGAACGGCGCCATTAACATTGTAACCCGTAAGGCTACCGAAACGGAGCTGACCCTGCGGGCCAGCGGTGGCAGCAACTTTGCGTTGAATGATGAGCGGAATATGTATGGTGGCGTCAGTACCGGTCTTACCGGATCGCTGGTGAAAAATAACAACAGCCATACGGTATCCCTGGAACGCAACCAGGGGAATGGTTATAGATATAATACCGACTACGATAACTTCCGGGCGTTTTATGAGGGCGGCTTCCGTAAGGATACCAACCAGCAATATCAGGTGATGGCTGGGTTTGTGAGCAATAACTACGGCGCCAATGGTTTTTATGCACCGCCTGGTGATAAGGAATCAGAGGAAACCATTAAAACAGTACTGGCGGCCGTGAGCCATACCCGTCGTATCAATCCCCATTGGGTGATGACGCCGCGTATCAGCTACCGCTATACATTTGATGATTACCTGTACATCAAACAAACCCCCGATAAATTCCGCAATAAGCACCATACACAGGTACTGGATGCAGAATGGAACAACACCATTGATACCCGGATCGGTACTTTCGGCGCCGGACTGGAAGCACGTTTTGAGCATATCAACAGTTCTAACCTGGGCGATCATAACAGAACCAACCTGGGCTTGTTTGCAGAATATAAAAGCAAGGCAGACCGCCGCCTGACCTATACCATCGGTGGTTATCTCAATTATAACTCTTTTTATGGCTGGCAGTTTTTCCCGGGCGCCGACATCGGTTTCAATATCACCCCGGACCTGAAACTGTTTGCCAATGTAGGAACTGCCCAGCGGTTACCCACCTATACAGATCTTTATTATAAGAGCCCGGCCATCCTCGGCAACGATCAGCTGGGACCGGAAAGAGCTACTTACGCCGAAGCGGGTATCCGCCGGTATAGCGGACATTTCTCTTTTACCGCCAGTGCATTTTTCAGACAGGTAAGTGATTTTATTGACTATGTGAAAGATACTGCCGGCATTCCTAATCCGGCTACTGTTCCCTGGCAGCCACATAACCTGAACCAGACGAATGTAACGGGTCTGACCTTCAACGCAGGCTATAACACCGTATTACAGCCCCGTGGTTTCTTTAACAGCTTTGGCGTCAACGCAGGATATAACTACCTGTCGCCTGAGTTTAAAGGATCCGCTGTTATGGAGCATAAGATATCACGGTATGTAATAGAAAGCCTGAAACATCAGGTGACTGGTACCGCACAGGTGGCCTTCCTGCAGCATTTCAGCCTGTCGGCTTCCGCCAGGTATAATATGCGGGTAAGCTATACGGATTATATGGTGGTAGATGCCCGTGTTGCGTATAAGCGTTCCCGTTATCAGATATATGCCGATGCCAACAACCTGTTGGATGTAACCTATATTGAAGCCGCTGCGGTGCCGATGCCCGGCAGGTGGATCACCCTGGGTGGCAGCGTAAGATTCTGA
- a CDS encoding DUF4397 domain-containing protein, which yields MKKNLRMLCYSWVALLFGSCSKTDYLDTDAGNRPPLTANIRFVNARTADVGIHAWTFTQQVTTTPVARNTASPYLTTTFGNVQINITEGNSTGYKASRQFGNSATYSAAGGPNGPIAGYYHTVFAAPARQDPAKDTLILFYDDLTAPPPGQAKLRFVHLASGVPELRVRLLEKEPTLLHDRIAYGQAGGSTLTGSRWQLGPFINVNAGTLSLAVTLAKDNTPWPIAQDALSHLELESGKIYTVFLYGTVGATGAAVIKH from the coding sequence ATGAAAAAAAATCTCCGCATGCTCTGCTATAGTTGGGTGGCACTGCTTTTCGGCAGCTGTTCCAAGACGGACTACCTGGATACTGATGCCGGAAACAGGCCCCCGCTAACTGCCAACATCCGTTTTGTCAATGCCCGTACAGCGGATGTAGGCATTCACGCCTGGACCTTCACCCAGCAGGTAACAACTACTCCTGTGGCCCGGAACACGGCATCGCCTTATCTGACCACTACCTTCGGTAATGTGCAGATCAATATTACAGAAGGTAACAGCACGGGCTACAAAGCCTCCCGGCAGTTTGGCAACAGTGCTACCTACAGCGCCGCCGGAGGGCCCAATGGTCCGATTGCCGGTTACTACCATACGGTGTTTGCCGCGCCGGCACGTCAGGATCCGGCAAAAGATACCCTCATCCTCTTTTACGACGACCTCACCGCTCCGCCTCCCGGCCAGGCTAAACTACGTTTCGTACACCTGGCTTCCGGCGTACCGGAACTACGGGTACGGCTACTGGAAAAAGAGCCAACGTTGTTGCATGATCGCATTGCCTATGGTCAGGCCGGCGGCAGTACCTTAACAGGGAGCCGCTGGCAGCTGGGTCCGTTCATTAACGTCAACGCAGGTACGTTGTCGCTGGCAGTCACCCTGGCCAAAGACAATACACCCTGGCCCATTGCACAGGATGCCCTCTCCCACCTGGAGCTGGAAAGCGGTAAAATTTATACAGTATTTTTATATGGAACAGTCGGGGCAACCGGGGCGGCTGTTATCAAACATTAA
- a CDS encoding TonB-dependent receptor plug domain-containing protein: protein MYKHLHLLLPPLLLLTGALSAQDKPRTDTTRQLGAVQIVGSRSANRTKLNSPVPVDIIDIKTLQESAPQTSITQLLQYVSPSFHSVNGTNAGDAGSALSLVQLKGLGVDQLLVLVNGKRRHKSSNVNWGGLGNGATGYDLNSIPAGAIERIEILRDGAAAQYGSDAIAGVINIVLKKQQQDVIVSSTGSIRRRGDGVSTRTNINYGIKLGQQGGYFNATAEFATQGISLQPGRDDAGLYNGPIYGGGANTRDYDNIYTRDIDEAIMKSRGIDRHHFDQRGGGSNKAKDALLFFNTAIPVRANAEIYAFGGISHRNSEFTAVYRLPGWTERNTTGLYPDGFLPEMNNSITDKSIAIGVKAKAGQWQIDLSNVYGKNDFGNIISNSLNASMGLKSPTTFDAGRYNASQNTASLDISRYLDKVLHGINIAFGAQYRTETYQIIAGEEASYSKADLRPVYRIDTSVNGVPYVADGGYIPLNGLSPGSQIHAGFRPSNEVNVSRAIVAGYIDIEANITQQWLVSAALRAENFSDFGNVTTGKVASRYSFAPWLSIRASANTGFRAPDLAQFYYTETSTSFQQGRAVDQVTASNKSAASRALGIPALTPERSTGYTAGITSQPVPRAEFSADAYYISIDNRVGNTGNFSATDPNLPADLRALLLQTGTTQAKFFYNAFSTRTQGIEITGSYRIPWRRNQLQLLAGANFVNNEVTDVNTPKGLELYKNIIFSEAEKARVTTNIPQQKITLQAILQTPRFNFLARTVYFGSVTTATAQNARFPTPDYFFQELKPIWVTDISVGYRITKAIQATIGVNNVFNILGDYTDPVISGLRNPTIVGIQNGSAGIQPFARLYARF from the coding sequence ATGTATAAACATTTACACTTACTGCTTCCTCCCCTGCTCCTCCTTACCGGCGCCCTGTCTGCACAGGATAAACCGCGTACGGATACCACGCGGCAACTGGGAGCGGTACAAATCGTTGGCTCCCGCAGTGCCAACCGTACCAAACTCAACTCCCCGGTGCCGGTGGATATTATTGATATTAAAACACTACAGGAAAGCGCCCCGCAAACCAGTATCACCCAGCTGCTGCAATATGTATCGCCCTCCTTCCATTCTGTTAATGGCACCAATGCCGGCGATGCCGGTTCGGCCCTCAGCCTGGTACAACTGAAAGGACTGGGTGTAGACCAGCTGCTGGTACTCGTCAATGGCAAACGGCGGCATAAAAGCTCCAATGTCAACTGGGGCGGACTGGGCAACGGCGCTACCGGCTACGACCTCAACTCCATCCCTGCCGGCGCCATTGAGCGCATAGAAATATTACGGGATGGCGCCGCCGCACAATATGGCTCCGATGCCATTGCCGGCGTCATCAATATCGTGCTGAAAAAACAACAGCAAGACGTGATCGTCAGCAGTACCGGCAGTATACGGCGTAGGGGCGATGGCGTTAGTACCCGTACCAATATCAATTATGGCATCAAACTGGGGCAGCAGGGCGGCTACTTCAACGCCACAGCTGAATTTGCCACCCAGGGCATCTCCCTGCAACCCGGCCGCGACGACGCCGGTCTGTACAATGGTCCGATCTACGGCGGAGGCGCCAACACCCGCGACTACGATAATATCTACACCCGCGATATCGATGAAGCCATTATGAAAAGCCGTGGCATCGACCGGCACCACTTCGACCAGCGGGGCGGTGGCAGCAACAAGGCCAAAGATGCCCTCTTGTTTTTTAATACAGCCATCCCCGTTAGAGCGAATGCCGAAATATATGCCTTTGGCGGTATCAGTCACCGCAACTCCGAATTTACGGCGGTATACCGGCTCCCCGGCTGGACAGAACGTAACACCACCGGGCTTTATCCGGATGGCTTCCTGCCAGAGATGAACAACAGTATTACCGACAAAAGCATCGCCATTGGCGTAAAAGCCAAAGCCGGTCAGTGGCAGATTGATCTCTCCAATGTATATGGCAAAAATGATTTCGGCAATATCATCAGCAATTCGCTGAATGCCAGTATGGGCTTAAAAAGCCCGACCACCTTTGATGCCGGCCGGTACAATGCTTCTCAGAATACCGCCAGCCTCGATATCAGCCGTTATCTGGACAAAGTACTGCACGGCATCAACATTGCTTTTGGCGCACAATACCGCACAGAAACCTACCAGATCATCGCCGGAGAAGAGGCCTCCTACAGCAAGGCAGACCTGCGGCCGGTATACCGGATAGATACTTCCGTTAACGGGGTACCCTATGTGGCCGACGGCGGTTATATTCCCTTAAACGGCTTATCTCCCGGATCGCAGATACATGCCGGCTTCCGGCCCTCCAATGAAGTGAATGTAAGTCGCGCCATTGTAGCCGGCTATATAGATATAGAAGCCAACATCACCCAACAGTGGCTGGTATCTGCAGCCCTGCGGGCAGAAAACTTTTCCGACTTCGGCAACGTGACTACCGGTAAAGTAGCTTCCCGTTATAGTTTCGCGCCCTGGCTCAGTATCCGCGCATCTGCCAACACGGGCTTCCGGGCGCCGGATCTGGCGCAGTTCTATTATACAGAAACTTCCACCAGCTTCCAGCAGGGTCGCGCCGTTGACCAGGTAACCGCTTCCAACAAAAGCGCCGCCAGCAGAGCGCTGGGCATTCCGGCTCTCACCCCCGAAAGATCTACCGGCTATACCGCAGGTATCACCTCTCAACCCGTGCCACGGGCTGAGTTCAGTGCCGATGCCTATTACATCAGCATCGACAATCGCGTGGGTAATACCGGTAATTTTTCCGCTACCGATCCTAATCTGCCGGCAGATTTACGTGCGTTGTTATTACAAACCGGTACCACACAGGCCAAGTTTTTTTACAACGCTTTCAGTACCCGTACACAGGGGATAGAAATCACCGGCAGCTACCGCATCCCGTGGCGGCGTAATCAATTGCAGCTCCTGGCCGGCGCCAACTTCGTCAACAATGAAGTAACGGACGTCAATACACCTAAGGGACTGGAACTATATAAAAATATCATCTTCAGCGAAGCAGAGAAAGCCCGTGTGACCACCAATATTCCGCAGCAAAAAATTACGCTGCAGGCTATCCTGCAAACACCGCGTTTTAATTTCCTGGCCCGCACCGTGTACTTCGGATCTGTGACAACGGCTACCGCGCAGAATGCCCGCTTCCCCACACCGGATTATTTCTTCCAGGAATTAAAACCTATCTGGGTGACAGATATATCCGTGGGGTATCGCATTACCAAAGCCATACAGGCTACGATCGGCGTCAATAATGTATTTAATATACTGGGCGATTATACAGATCCGGTTATCTCCGGACTGCGTAACCCCACCATTGTAGGTATACAGAACGGCAGCGCAGGCATTCAGCCTTTCGCCCGGTTGTATGCCCGGTTTTAA
- a CDS encoding cytochrome-c peroxidase, with translation MRPTKMIFILLGVLCVFTITAGFDIHNDGSDPPTKAQLGEKLFFDPILSINHSISCASCHQPAFGFADTLAFSKGIHATPTSRNTPGITNLSGRPSYFWDGRSATLEEQALQPIISPAEMGLPIATAVARLNASSSYRQYFQLVFNGPATEQNLLQAIAAFERTLETANSPYDRYIAGDDNALTPSAIRGRMLFIGKANCNNCHSGEDFTADRFKNIGLYNGTTLRDAGRFDVTRDSAHRGFFKVPGLRNVAVTAPYMHNGMFKTLREVINYYNDPNAVIKDGLNRDLSLSKPLQLTNTEITDLEAFLVALTDDRFRIHKP, from the coding sequence ATGAGACCAACGAAAATGATATTCATTTTATTGGGTGTGCTATGTGTATTTACCATTACAGCGGGATTCGACATACACAACGATGGTAGTGATCCTCCGACAAAGGCACAGCTGGGCGAGAAATTATTTTTCGATCCTATACTGTCCATCAATCATAGCATCAGTTGTGCGTCCTGTCACCAACCAGCATTTGGGTTTGCCGATACCCTCGCTTTCAGTAAAGGTATCCACGCTACGCCTACCAGCAGAAATACACCCGGTATCACCAACCTTTCCGGACGCCCCAGCTATTTCTGGGATGGCCGGTCCGCTACCCTGGAAGAACAGGCATTACAGCCGATTATCTCGCCGGCGGAAATGGGCCTCCCCATTGCCACAGCAGTAGCCAGGCTCAATGCCAGCAGCAGCTACCGGCAATACTTCCAGCTGGTATTCAACGGCCCCGCTACGGAACAAAACCTGCTGCAGGCCATCGCCGCTTTTGAACGCACCCTAGAAACGGCCAATAGTCCGTACGATCGTTATATTGCCGGCGACGACAATGCCCTAACCCCGTCGGCTATACGGGGCAGAATGTTGTTTATCGGAAAAGCCAATTGCAATAATTGTCATTCGGGAGAAGATTTTACCGCAGACCGTTTCAAAAATATTGGTCTTTACAATGGTACTACCCTCCGCGATGCCGGCCGGTTCGATGTCACCCGCGACAGCGCCCACAGAGGATTTTTTAAAGTACCCGGCCTGCGCAATGTAGCCGTCACCGCTCCCTATATGCACAATGGTATGTTTAAAACCCTGCGGGAAGTCATCAACTATTACAACGATCCGAACGCAGTTATCAAAGACGGTCTTAACCGCGACTTATCGCTCAGCAAACCGCTGCAGCTCACAAATACGGAAATCACAGATCTGGAAGCCTTTCTGGTGGCGCTGACAGACGACCGTTTCCGGATACACAAACCTTAA
- a CDS encoding YceI family protein, with protein MQRLASLLFIGGSIILMSFTNPATSHKGEKPAKSTTVPAKATTFQVDKQQSKLTWTGKKLAGQHAGTINIADGKLDVENNVLKSGTFSLDTRTIAVTDIKDADGNAKLIGHLKNDDFFAVEKFPTATFVTTGVTAKGNGNYEVTGNLTLKGITNPISFPATVTVAGNKLTAKAAIKVDRTKFNIRYGSKNFFEGIGDKAIYDEFDLDVVLVATAK; from the coding sequence ATGCAACGATTAGCATCTTTATTATTCATTGGCGGATCGATCATTTTAATGTCATTCACCAATCCTGCAACTTCCCACAAAGGAGAAAAACCTGCTAAATCAACCACTGTACCTGCGAAAGCAACTACCTTCCAGGTAGACAAACAACAGAGCAAACTGACCTGGACCGGTAAAAAACTGGCCGGACAACATGCCGGCACCATCAACATTGCAGACGGTAAACTGGACGTTGAAAACAATGTACTGAAAAGCGGTACTTTCTCCCTGGATACCCGTACCATTGCCGTTACTGACATTAAAGACGCAGACGGTAATGCCAAACTGATAGGCCACCTGAAAAATGATGATTTCTTTGCAGTAGAAAAGTTCCCGACTGCTACTTTCGTTACTACCGGCGTTACTGCCAAAGGCAATGGTAACTACGAAGTAACCGGTAATTTAACACTGAAAGGAATTACCAATCCGATTTCCTTCCCGGCCACTGTAACCGTTGCAGGTAATAAACTGACTGCTAAAGCTGCTATCAAAGTTGACCGTACCAAATTCAATATCCGGTATGGTTCTAAAAACTTTTTTGAAGGCATAGGTGACAAAGCCATCTATGACGAATTTGATCTGGATGTAGTACTCGTGGCTACTGCCAAATAA
- a CDS encoding peroxiredoxin family protein yields MKTYKHLLLTTLSVATLWSSTVLAAPEKPFVKEGIWRGVFTLNESKVPFNFELKGKDPRHAVFTLINGTRRDDFHVQQIANDSLYIKMNTYDAALVAKIESDGKITGEYRSLVPNFSGNALPFTAEYGQQYRFAEPGTEAAPAFNVSGKWDLKIYSKEPTPNRVGLLKQEGNRLTGVILSVVGDSRELEGTVHGNEFELSGFTGPSPIYIKGKINDDKSLTGEISLGIYNNIKFDGEKNAAVELPDPYKLTYLKEGYKKLDFTLPDLDGKNVSLSDDKYKGKVVIVEIIGTWCPNCTDQTSFLSPWFNKNKDRGVEAIAIGFEQKDDLAYAKYTLGKLKDKYNIQYDILFGGIADKKVASEKLPALNRLLAFPTTIIIDRKGEVRQIHTGYTGEITGQYYQDYVAKWNKDLDALIAEK; encoded by the coding sequence ATGAAAACGTATAAACACTTACTGTTGACCACCTTATCTGTAGCAACGCTATGGAGTAGCACTGTATTGGCAGCCCCTGAAAAACCTTTTGTAAAAGAAGGCATCTGGCGCGGCGTATTTACCCTCAACGAATCCAAAGTACCGTTCAACTTTGAATTGAAAGGAAAAGATCCCCGCCACGCAGTATTCACCCTCATCAACGGCACCCGCCGGGATGACTTTCATGTACAGCAGATCGCCAACGATTCTTTGTATATAAAGATGAATACCTACGATGCAGCCCTGGTGGCCAAAATAGAATCGGATGGTAAAATTACCGGGGAATACAGAAGCCTGGTGCCCAACTTCAGTGGCAATGCCCTCCCCTTCACAGCCGAATACGGGCAGCAGTACCGTTTTGCCGAACCAGGCACGGAAGCTGCACCCGCCTTTAATGTGAGCGGCAAATGGGACCTGAAAATATACAGTAAGGAACCTACACCCAACCGGGTAGGCTTACTGAAACAGGAAGGCAACCGCCTCACCGGGGTAATCCTTTCTGTTGTAGGCGACAGCCGCGAACTGGAAGGCACGGTACACGGCAATGAATTTGAACTCTCCGGCTTTACCGGCCCCAGTCCCATCTATATCAAAGGGAAAATCAATGATGATAAATCCCTTACGGGAGAAATCAGCCTGGGTATCTATAATAATATAAAATTCGACGGCGAAAAAAATGCGGCAGTCGAATTACCGGATCCCTACAAACTGACTTATCTGAAAGAAGGTTATAAAAAACTGGACTTCACCTTGCCCGACCTGGATGGAAAAAACGTATCGCTCAGCGACGACAAGTACAAAGGGAAAGTAGTGATCGTGGAAATCATCGGCACGTGGTGTCCCAACTGTACCGACCAGACTTCTTTCCTTTCCCCCTGGTTTAATAAAAATAAAGACCGCGGCGTGGAAGCCATTGCCATTGGCTTTGAGCAGAAAGATGATCTGGCTTACGCGAAATACACCCTTGGTAAATTAAAAGATAAATACAACATACAATATGATATTCTTTTTGGTGGCATTGCTGATAAGAAAGTGGCGTCAGAGAAACTACCGGCGCTCAACCGCCTCCTGGCGTTTCCCACTACGATCATTATTGATCGCAAAGGAGAAGTAAGACAAATCCATACCGGATACACCGGAGAGATCACCGGACAGTATTATCAGGATTATGTTGCCAAATGGAACAAAGACCTGGATGCACTGATAGCGGAGAAATAA
- a CDS encoding B12-binding domain-containing radical SAM protein, with protein MGNSVFLITPPFTQLNTPYPATAYLKGFLNTKNITSCQADLGIEVTLALFSKQGLEQLFAHIAAAPPATFSENATRILALQEDYIHTIDAVILFLQGKNPTLAHLICKRDFLPEASRFAQLDDLNWAFGSMGTQDKAKHLATMYLEDLSDLIMECVDPHFGFSRYAERLSRSANSFDELYDALQAPHTYIDKILMDIFAARMTTIQPAMVAISVPFPGNLYAAFRCGQWVKAHCPEVKVAMGGGFPNTELRSLADARVFEFVDFITLDDGEAPMENLLQFLSGNKTTAELKRTFLLEEGKVAYVNDKATHDYKQSQLGTPDYSDLLLDQYISAIEVMNPMHSLWSDGRWNKLTMAHGCYWGKCTFCDISLDYIKIYEPITASLLCDRMETIIAQTGQNGFHFVDEAAPPALMRALALEIIRRKLTVSWWTNIRFEKSFTRDLCLLLKASGCIAVSGGLEVASDRLLTLIQKGITVAQVARVNRHFTEAGIMVHAYLMYGFPTQTAQETIDALEMVRQMFLAGILQSAFWHQFTMTAHSPVGLDPAKFSVQKETEAIGAFANNDIMHIDPTGADHESFGYGLKKSLLNYMHGACLDYPLSKWFEFKVPKTSVVPDYITNALMEEEAGTIKPTSKVVYLGKQPTVEVITKSKKGSTWEVSSLTFQGKKDKMNISVPPPQGSWLTGMLRQLAVSNAKTFTLQEVKADYEAAGLEDFELFWDNKPVNTLHKIGLLKL; from the coding sequence TTGGGTAATTCTGTTTTTTTAATAACACCGCCATTTACACAGCTGAACACGCCATATCCGGCCACTGCTTATCTGAAAGGGTTTCTGAATACAAAAAATATCACTTCGTGTCAGGCTGACCTGGGTATAGAAGTTACGCTGGCTTTATTTTCCAAACAGGGGCTGGAGCAGTTGTTTGCGCATATCGCCGCAGCACCGCCGGCTACCTTCTCAGAGAATGCCACCCGTATATTAGCCCTGCAGGAAGATTACATCCATACCATAGACGCCGTTATTTTATTTCTGCAGGGAAAAAATCCAACACTGGCGCATCTTATCTGTAAACGCGACTTTCTGCCGGAAGCTTCCCGCTTCGCGCAGCTGGACGACCTGAACTGGGCTTTCGGCTCCATGGGTACCCAGGACAAAGCCAAACACCTGGCTACCATGTACCTGGAAGACCTGTCGGACCTCATCATGGAATGTGTGGACCCGCATTTCGGGTTTAGTCGCTATGCAGAACGCCTGAGCCGCTCGGCCAACAGCTTCGATGAGCTGTATGATGCCCTGCAGGCGCCGCATACCTATATCGACAAAATACTCATGGATATCTTCGCTGCACGTATGACAACCATACAACCTGCGATGGTGGCCATTTCGGTGCCGTTTCCCGGCAACCTGTATGCGGCCTTCCGCTGTGGCCAGTGGGTGAAAGCCCATTGCCCGGAGGTGAAAGTGGCTATGGGCGGCGGATTTCCCAATACAGAACTGCGTTCGCTGGCAGATGCCCGGGTATTCGAGTTCGTGGATTTTATTACCCTCGACGATGGAGAAGCTCCCATGGAGAACCTGTTACAGTTTCTCTCCGGCAATAAAACCACGGCAGAACTGAAACGTACTTTTTTACTGGAAGAAGGTAAAGTGGCTTATGTCAACGATAAAGCCACGCACGACTATAAACAGTCGCAGCTGGGAACGCCCGACTACAGCGACCTGCTGCTGGATCAATACATCTCGGCCATTGAGGTGATGAACCCTATGCACAGCCTGTGGAGCGATGGCCGCTGGAACAAACTGACCATGGCGCATGGCTGCTACTGGGGCAAATGTACTTTCTGCGATATTTCACTGGACTATATCAAAATATATGAGCCCATCACGGCATCGCTGCTCTGCGACCGCATGGAAACCATCATTGCCCAAACAGGGCAAAACGGTTTTCACTTTGTGGATGAAGCGGCACCGCCGGCGCTGATGCGGGCATTGGCCCTGGAAATCATCCGCCGGAAGCTGACGGTGAGCTGGTGGACCAATATCCGTTTTGAAAAAAGCTTTACCCGCGACCTGTGTCTGCTGCTCAAGGCATCCGGCTGTATCGCTGTTTCCGGCGGACTGGAAGTAGCATCGGACCGTTTGCTCACGTTGATACAGAAAGGGATCACCGTAGCCCAGGTGGCCCGTGTAAACCGGCATTTCACGGAAGCAGGCATTATGGTGCATGCCTATCTGATGTATGGCTTCCCTACACAAACGGCCCAGGAAACCATCGATGCCCTGGAAATGGTACGCCAGATGTTCCTGGCAGGCATTCTGCAATCCGCTTTCTGGCACCAGTTTACCATGACGGCGCATAGCCCGGTGGGGCTGGACCCGGCGAAGTTCAGCGTGCAGAAAGAAACCGAAGCCATAGGCGCTTTTGCCAACAACGATATTATGCATATTGATCCTACCGGGGCTGATCATGAAAGTTTCGGCTATGGTCTTAAAAAATCGTTGCTGAACTATATGCATGGCGCCTGCCTGGATTATCCACTCTCTAAATGGTTTGAGTTTAAAGTGCCCAAAACCAGTGTAGTACCGGATTATATTACCAATGCCCTGATGGAAGAAGAGGCCGGAACCATCAAGCCTACGTCCAAGGTGGTATACCTGGGTAAACAACCTACTGTGGAGGTGATTACCAAATCCAAAAAGGGGAGTACGTGGGAAGTGTCTTCCCTGACTTTCCAGGGGAAAAAGGATAAGATGAACATCAGTGTACCTCCGCCCCAGGGCAGTTGGCTAACCGGTATGTTGCGACAGCTGGCCGTTTCCAACGCCAAAACCTTCACCCTGCAGGAAGTGAAAGCGGATTATGAGGCGGCGGGCCTGGAAGATTTTGAACTTTTCTGGGATAATAAACCGGTGAATACCCTACACAAAATCGGCTTGCTGAAACTCTAA